Genomic window (Achromobacter sp. B7):
GGCCGCCAGTTGCGCCGAGGCCAACTGCGTGGGCACGGTCTGGCCCTTGTAGGGTTCCAGAATGCGGACCAATTCGGTGGACTGCCACAGGCGGAACAATGGGGTCGACAGCTCGTTGATGACGCCCGTGAAGCCCACCACGAAGGCCCACACCAGGGTCACGATGCCCAGCAGGTTGTGCAGGTCCAGCCATTTCAGGCGCGTGGACCGGGCGGCGCGGACGGTGCCGAATTCCAGCTTTTTCATGAACGGGCCGTACAACACCACGCCCGATACGATAGCCACGCAGAACAGCAGCCCCATGAAGCCCAGGAACAACTCGCCCGGCAAGCCGGCAAACAAATCCACATGCAGCGCCAGCATGATGCCCATGAACGAGAACTTGTCTTCGGTATACAGCGGGCCTTCCAGCAGCACGTCGCCGGTGCGGCCGTCCATGCGGACCGCGTGCCCGGACGCCTGGCCATCACCTGGCTTCTTGGCCATGCCGACATACACCTGGGGCTCGTCGGGGTCGAAGAACAGGTAATCAACCACTTCGCCCGGATACATGGTCAGGGCGCTGGCGACCAGCTTGTCCAGATTGGCGGGCGGCGTGTTGGCCGGCACGTTGGACAGCGGCTTGGCGTCATCCAGCCAGTGCTCGATTTCATGGTGAAAAACCAGCGGCAAGCCCGTCAGGCAGATGATGAGCAGGAAGATGGTGCAAACCAGGCTGGTCCACTTGTGGATCCAGTACCAGGTTTTGATGGTGGACGCGGCTGTCATGGCGGCGGAAGGGGGCGGCGGCGCGCGCGGCCCTCTTTAAGCTGTTTGTGAGGAAGGCGGAACATTATCACGAATAATAGCGATTCTCGTAACGGAATATTTGACCCCCGGATGGTCAGGGGTGCAAGGCCGGCGTCAACTAAAGCGGGTTAAAAAGACAGGTCGGGAGATACTGGGCGCGAGCCGCCACGATTTGTTTCAAGGGACGGGTCTTGCTCGCCCCGCAACCGGCAGTCGAGAAGCATCATGGAGCAGCGATTTTTAAAAGTCCCGCGTAACGAGCATGGCCGCGATTTCGCGGTTGGCGACGTGCACGGTCATTTTTCGCGTTTGCAGGAAAGCCTGGACCGGCTGGGTTTCGACCCGGCCCGCGACCGGCTCTTTTCCGTGGGCGATCTGGTTGATCGCGGACCTGAAAGCGAAGCCGCGCTGCAATGGCTGGCCCAGCCCTGGTTTTACGCGGTCCAGGGCAACCACGAAGACTATGCAATTCGTCATGTGCGCACCGGCAAGGTGGACGTGACCAATTGGCGCGGTTACGGCGGCGGTTGGTTCCTGGACCTGCCCGTCGACCAGCAGCAAGTGTTTGCCGATGCGTTTGCCCAGCTTCCCATCGCGATCGAAGTCGAAACCCGCGAGGGCGCGGTGGGCCTGCTGCATGCGGATTGCCCGGTGCTGTTCTGGCCGCGCCTGGAGTTCGCGCTGCAAGATCGCTACAAGCGCACCAGCGCGACGTGCCAGTGGTCGCGCGACCGCTTGCGGCAGATGAACCGCACCGGCATCCAGGGGGTTCGGGCGGTGGTGGCCGGGCACACGCCCGTGGCCGCGCCGCTGGTTCTGGGCAACGTTTATCACATTGATACCGAAGGCTGGCGATCCGGCTACTTCACGTTCCTGGACCTGGAATCGCTGACGGCCTGGCCGCGCGAGGTCGTGACCGAGCTGGCGGTAGAGGAATAGGCCGACGGGCGCGGGGGACGAGGGAGGGGGCCGTTTAACGGTCACCGTGGAACGAGAAAGCAGGGAAACGACACGGGCGCCGCAAAGGGCGCCCGTGTCGTTTTTCAGCGTTGGTCGGTTACAGCGTTGGTCGGTTACAGCGGCCGGGCGATGACCGAGCTGGACGTAGTTACCGCGCTGGCGCGCGCAGCGGCATCTTCCGCGCTGCCGGCAGCAGGCAGGGTGGCCGCCGGTACTCCCGTAGCCCGTACGCCCGAAGCCGGTACGCCCGCCGCCGGTACGCCCGAAGCCGGTACGCCAGCAGCCGGTATGCCCGCCGCCGGTAGTCCAGACGTCGCGACGCCCGCCATGACCCCCGGCGCAACATTCGCAGCGCTGGGTACCGGAATGGGCTGCAATGGCGGCTGCACGGCGCTGTTGTTCGAATTTTGCGGCAGCGCGGCGCCACCGGGGCTCGGCAGCGGCTTGACGGACGTGTCCACGCCATCCGTGCTGCGGTTGTTGTTCAGGAAATCGGTCAGCGCATCGCCCGACGACAAATCCAGCGACGCCACCGCCTGCCCGGGCGGGAATTCCGCGAAATAGTATTCGCCGTTTTCCACCAGCAGCCCGTCCGGACGCGGCGACTGCTTGGCTTCGGGCATGCCCTTCAAGACCGGCTGCATGTAGTCCAGCCACGTGGACAACGCCAGGCCGCTGCCGAATTCGTTGGTGCCCAGCGACTTGGGCTGGTCAAAGCCCATCCAGACGGTCGTGGCCAGATCGGGCGTGAAGCCCGAGAACCAGACGTCCACCGCGTCGTTGGTGGTGCCCGTCTTGCCGCCGACGTCGTTGCGCTTCAGCACCTGGTGCGCGCGCGCGGCCGTGCCGCTAGTCGTAACCCCGCGCAGGATGTCGTCCATGACCCAGGCGGTGCGCGGGTCGATGGCGCGCGCCGCTTCGTCGCCCGCCTTGACGGGCTGCGCCTGCATCAGCACCTTGCCCGAACGGTCGGTGACGTGGTCCACCAGGTACGGCGTCACGCGATAGCCGCCGTTGGCGAAGACGCCATAGCCATTGACCACTTGCAACGGCGTGGCGCCACCCGCGCCCAGCGCCAGCGGCAGCACCGCCGGCCAGCGCGATTTGTCAAAGCCGAAACGGGTCAGGTAGTCCTGGGCGTACTGCGGCGAAATCGCTTGCAGGATGCGGATCGACACCATGTTCTTGGACCGGTACAAGCCCTGGCGCAACGTCAGCATGGGTTCGTACTTGTTGCCGTCGTTCTTGGGCTGCCAGTCCTTGGAGCCCGTTTGCGCGGCCGTCAGCATGAACGGCTGGTCGGAGATCTGCGTGGCGGGGGTAAAGCCGCGTTCCAGCGCCGCGGCGTACACGAACGGCTTGATGTTGGAACCGGGCTGGCGCCAGGCCTGCGTCACGCGGTTGAAGTTGCCCCGGTTGTAGTCAAAGCCGCCGATCATGGCGCGGATCGCGCCATCTTGCGGCGCCATCGACACCAACGCCGCTTGCAGCGCCGGCATGTTGATGATTTCCCAGGTGTCGCTGTCCTTGCCACCCGTTTTGTGGATGTACACGACCGAACCGCGACGGATGCGCTGGCTGTCGCTGGCCTTGGGGTTCAAGGCGCGCGCCACCACGGCCAGCGCCTTCTTGTCCGAAATGGTGATGATGTCGCGCGCGCTGCGGGCTACCTTCACTTCGGTAGGGCTGGCCGACAGGACGACCGCCGCCAGCAGGTCCTCG
Coding sequences:
- a CDS encoding PBP1A family penicillin-binding protein produces the protein MSTPQQSSANPGGKSGLPWKRILVKTGIVAAGVGACGAVVLGLALALAWPSLPDLHAMTDYRPRVPLRIYTADKVLIGEYGEEHRNVLRFDEIPPVMRQAVLAAEDDRFYSHGGVDWMGVARAVLTNVVKGSKSQGGSTITMQVARNFYLSSEKTYSRKLYELLLTFKIENELTKDQILELYMNQIYLGHRAYGFAAASRAYFGKPLSEVTPAEAAMLAGIPKAPSRFNPITNFPRAEIRQHYVLGRMKALGYLTPEQADEALKQRLTIRGADGTSARGFAVHGDYPSELARQLMYGVFQEETYSKGIDVYTTIDSKAQEAAYRAVRDGVMDYTRRAVYPGPEDQIDLPDGVESDAQALDEILDGVQDKTPDSEDLLAAVVLSASPTEVKVARSARDIITISDKKALAVVARALNPKASDSQRIRRGSVVYIHKTGGKDSDTWEIINMPALQAALVSMAPQDGAIRAMIGGFDYNRGNFNRVTQAWRQPGSNIKPFVYAAALERGFTPATQISDQPFMLTAAQTGSKDWQPKNDGNKYEPMLTLRQGLYRSKNMVSIRILQAISPQYAQDYLTRFGFDKSRWPAVLPLALGAGGATPLQVVNGYGVFANGGYRVTPYLVDHVTDRSGKVLMQAQPVKAGDEAARAIDPRTAWVMDDILRGVTTSGTAARAHQVLKRNDVGGKTGTTNDAVDVWFSGFTPDLATTVWMGFDQPKSLGTNEFGSGLALSTWLDYMQPVLKGMPEAKQSPRPDGLLVENGEYYFAEFPPGQAVASLDLSSGDALTDFLNNNRSTDGVDTSVKPLPSPGGAALPQNSNNSAVQPPLQPIPVPSAANVAPGVMAGVATSGLPAAGIPAAGVPASGVPAAGVPASGVRATGVPAATLPAAGSAEDAAARASAVTTSSSVIARPL
- a CDS encoding PepSY domain-containing protein, with amino-acid sequence MTAASTIKTWYWIHKWTSLVCTIFLLIICLTGLPLVFHHEIEHWLDDAKPLSNVPANTPPANLDKLVASALTMYPGEVVDYLFFDPDEPQVYVGMAKKPGDGQASGHAVRMDGRTGDVLLEGPLYTEDKFSFMGIMLALHVDLFAGLPGELFLGFMGLLFCVAIVSGVVLYGPFMKKLEFGTVRAARSTRLKWLDLHNLLGIVTLVWAFVVGFTGVINELSTPLFRLWQSTELVRILEPYKGQTVPTQLASAQLAADTAKKAMPGNEVSFIAFPGNAFGSPHHYIAWMRGDTPLTSKLNTPVLVDGRTGELTTVAKMPWYLTALEVSRPLHFGDYAGLPLKIIWALLDLITIVVLVSGLYLWIARRRATEARINELVKKHQAAAAPQRNPA
- a CDS encoding metallophosphoesterase, whose product is MEQRFLKVPRNEHGRDFAVGDVHGHFSRLQESLDRLGFDPARDRLFSVGDLVDRGPESEAALQWLAQPWFYAVQGNHEDYAIRHVRTGKVDVTNWRGYGGGWFLDLPVDQQQVFADAFAQLPIAIEVETREGAVGLLHADCPVLFWPRLEFALQDRYKRTSATCQWSRDRLRQMNRTGIQGVRAVVAGHTPVAAPLVLGNVYHIDTEGWRSGYFTFLDLESLTAWPREVVTELAVEE